The Candidatus Nanopelagicales bacterium genomic sequence GCGAGCCGGCCGACCCACGCCGCGCCTGGTGGAGACGCCCAGCGGACTGCTCAACGCGATCGGCATCCCTGGTCCTGGGATCGATGGATTCCTGGCCGATGAGTTGCCGTGGCTTGTGGATCACGGCGCCACCGTGGTTGCTTCGATCGCAGCCGGAGATGCGGCCGATTACGGGCGACTGGCTCAAAGACTCCGCCAGGTGCGCGACATCGCGGGCATAGAAGTCAATCTGTCCAGTCCTTTGGTGCCGCGAGGCCGTTTGCCGTTCTCCGCCGAGCCAGGTCCCGCCGCGGCTGTAGTCCAGGCCGTGCGCCGGAGCACTTCCTCCAGCGTTCCGGTCTTCGCCAAGTTGTCCGGTGATGTGGGGGACGTAGTCGCCGTGGGTCGTGCGTGCGTCCAAGCCGGAGCCGACGGGTTGTCCCTGATCAACGCCATGAGGGCCATGTCGGTTGATGTGGACCTGACGCGCCCGGCCCTGGGCAGCGGAAGCGGCGGCCTTTCAGGCCCGGCCATCCGGCCCGTCGCGCTTCGTGCTGTTTGGGAAACCGCCCGCGAGTTGCCGAAGACGCCGATTGTGGCGAGTGGCGGAATTCGTTCGGGCAGGGATGCGCTGGAGATGCTCCTCGCGGGCGCCTCAGCCGTGGCGCTGGGTTCGGTGCTGATCGCCGACCCTTCGGCTGGGCGGCGCGTGAGCGCTGAGCTGGCGGAGTTGATGGACTCCCGTGGTGCGAAGTCGATCGGTGAACTCATCGGTTTGGCTCACTTGGGCTGGGAGGTGGATTCGTGAGTAGCCCAGAACCCGAGCGGAAGGCGCCCATCGCGGTCGCCTTGGACACGTCATCTCTTCCGCTGGCGTGTCAGTGGGCCCTTCAGGTCGCGCCGTTCGTGAGGGCAGTGAAGGTCGGGCTTGAACTCTATCTTCGGCACGGGACGCCAGGCGTCGCGATGATCCGGGAGGCGGCACCTGACTGCCTGCTGTTCCTGGATCTGAAGCTGCACGACATCCCGGCAACAGTGGCTGGCGCGGCTCGCAGTGTCGCTGGTCTTGAGCCGGACTACCTGACTGTGCACGCCTCGGGCGGGGCCTCGATGGTGACCGCGGCCGCTGAGGCTCTTCCCAAGACTCGCGTAGCAGCGGTCACAGTCCTGACTTCCTTGAGTCCAGCCGACCTGATGGCTCTGGGATTGGGCCAGACTCCCGAGCATCTAGCGGTCGCGTGGGCACAGATGGCCGTGGCGGCTGGGGCCCGGGCGGTGGTGTCTTCGCCGCGAGAGGTACGCGCCTTGCGAGAGAGGCTGGGAGCTGGACCGCAGTTGGTGACGCCAGGAGTTCGGCCTCATGGCTCCGGAGCAGATGATCAGCGCCGGGTCTCGACCCCGGAAAGCGCGCTGGCCGCTGGAGCGGACCTTCTGGTGATCGGGCGACCGATCACCGGGGCGTCAGACGTAGGGGCTGCGGCCGCCGCGATCGCAGCGAGCGTGTCGTGAAGCGGCCGCCGACGCTGACCCCTGAGCAGCGAGCCGCCGGACGCCAGGCAGCCTTGCGGTCGCGCGCGATCCGGTCAGAAGTCAAGGAGCGCTTGAAGAGCGGTCACCTCACGCTCGCTGAATTGGTCCAGATGGCGCGGACGACTTCGCCGCACGGCGATGCCGTGTCCAAGCTCCGGGTTGATGAGGTCCTTCTCAGTCTGCCTCGCGTAGGCCCGGTGTTGGCTGATCGGATACTGGTCTCGGCGGATGTTATTGGAGCCAGACGGATCAGCGCGCTCGGTCATCACCAGGTAGCTCGCCTACTCGCGGAGGTGACTGAATGAGCGCGTCGTGCGGGCGAGGTCGGTTGCTCGTTGTCAGTGGTCCGTCCGGTGTCGGCAAGGGTCGCGTTGTCGCCGAGATGCTGAGGCGACGGCCGGACTTGTGGCTGTCTGTTTCCACTACTACCCGGGCACCACGCGTCGGGGAAGTCCCTGGGCGCGACTACGAATTCGTGGACGAGGCGGAGTTCACCCGAGCTGTCGAATCGGCCGAAATGATGGAGTGGGCCGAGTACGCGGGAAGGCGGTACGGAACCCGGCGCGCGGGCGTGGAGCAGCGCCTCGAGTCGGGACAGTCCGTCGTGCTTGAGATCGACGTCGAGGGTGCCAGACAGATCAAGGCGGACCATCCTGATGCCTTGCTGGTGTTCATCGCGCCCCCGGACTTTGACGAATTGCGGCGTCGGCTCATTGGTCGAGGGACCGAGTCCGAAGTGGACGTGGACCGCCGAATGACCCGGGCGCGGGAGGAGATGGGGTTCGTCGGGCCGCCGTGGCAGGTCGTGGTGAACGACGAAATCTCGGTTTGCTCTGAACAGTTGCTACAGTTGTTGAGCCCACAGTGAGCGCGGCGGCTGGGCGCCGAGCTTCTCCGGGCTTCCTGGTCGCCACACCGGCCAACCATCGAAAGGTGTCTTGCGAATGAGTTTCCGCGCCGAAGGGATCACGCATCCGTCGATTGACGAGCTGTTGGAAACCACCGAATCCAAGTTCTCACTCGTCATCTACGCGGCCCGCAGAGCTCGGCAAATCACTGGGTACTACTCGCAAATGGGGGAGTACCTGCTGGAGTACGTCGGGCCACTGGTGGAGCACTACCCGCAGGAGAAGCCGATGAGCATCGCACTGCGCGAGATTCATGAGGGCCTGGTGGTCGCCACGAGCGAAGACCCCCCCGACCCGACCAGCGCGGCCCCCTCGCTTGAGAGCGTCGAGGTTGTTGAGGCGGCGCCGTCGTCCGCCGACGAGGCGGTCGTGGAAGGTTCGCCGGACTTGCCCGCGTAGGCGAGTCCAGAGGCGCGACCAATGGGGAACCGGGGTCGCATCGTGCTCGGCGTTGGAGCCGGGATCGCGGCGTACAAGGCGTGCTCGCTACTTCGGCTGCTGACAGAAGGCGGCTACGACGTTGAGGTTTTGCCCACTCGGGATTCTTTGAGGTTCGTGGGCGCGGCGACTTGGGCGGCCCTTTCCGGCAAGCCCGTTCGGGAGTCGTTGTGGGATGGCGTCCACGAGGTGCCGCATGTGGAGATCGGACGGTGGGCGGACTTGGTTGTGATCGCGCCCGCTACGGCGAATCTCCTGTCGAAGGCGGCCGCGGGGGTTGCGGATGACTTGCTCACTTCAACGTTGCTGACGGCCAGGTGTCCCATCGTGATGGCCCCTGCGATGCACACGGAGATGTGGGAACACCCGGCCACGGTGGCGAACGTGAAGGTCCTTCGGGAAAGAGGCTGTGTCGTCTTGGACCCCGCGATCGGGCGCCTGACTGGCGTGGATTCTGGCCCGGGGCGCCTACCGGAGCCGGAATCGCTGTTCGAGACATGTCGGGCCGCGTTGAGAGCGGGCGCTGGTGCGGACCTGGCTGGGCGTGTTGTAGTCGTGTCGGCCGGAGGAACGCGTGAACCGGTGGACCCCGTGCGCTTTCTGGGGAACCGGTCAAGCGGTCGTCAGGGGTATGCGCTGGCGGCGGCGGCCTTGGCGCGCGGCGCTCAAGTGAGCCTTGTGTCAGCCAATGTCGCGTTGGTCCCGCCGGCCGGGGCGACTCTGATCCAAGTGGAATCGGCCGAGGAAATGCGCGAGGCGGTGCTGGGCGCGGCGCTGAGCGCGGACGCGGTAGTGATGGCGGCTGCCGTCGCGGACTTCCGGCCAGCCGTCCCAGCGGCGGTGAAGATCAAGAAGGCCGCCGGGGCGATTTCGGCGATCGAGCTGACTCGGAACGCCGACATCTTGTCCGAGCTCGTCCAGAGACGGCGTGACCAGCAGGTCTTGGTCGGATTCGCCGCCGAGACCGGCGCCCCGGGGCGCACCGTATTGGATCTGGCGCGCGAGAAGCTCGCGGACAAGGTGTGCGATCTGCTCGTCGTCAACGACGTGTCTGAAGGCAAGGTATTCGGCCAAGCCGACAACGAGGTTGTCATCCTCGGCGCTGACGGTTCTGTCGCTGAGACGATCTCGGGCAGCAAGGTGGACGTCGCCCACAGAATCTGGGATCAAGTAGTGGAAGTTCTGAGCTAGACCCCGCTCCCGTGACGCCAGGTCGGGCGGCCGAGCGGTCGCAAGTACACTGCGATTCAGTGTCGGGGGCCGGTGGGGAAGGAACAACATGAGCAAGCGCCTGTTCACGTCCGAGTCCGTAACTGAGGGGCACCCGGACAAGATGGCGGATCAGATCAGCGACGCGATCCTTGATGACCTGATCAGTCAGGACCGGGGAAGTCGCGTAGCAGTTGAGACTCTGCTGACGACCGGGCAGGTTCATGTGGCTGGCGAGGTCACTACCAATGGTTTCGCGGACGTCAACGAGATCGTGCGACGCGTCGTCCTGGACATTGGGTACGACTCATCGGTCAAGGGTTTCTGCGGTGAGTCATGCGGCGTGTCGGTGTCGATCGGCAAGCAGTCCGCTGACATCGCCCAAGGCGTGGATGACGCGTACGAGGAGCGGATCGGACGCAGCGGGGATCCGCTGGACCTTCAGGGCGCGGGCGATCAGGGGATGATGTTTGGCTACGCCTGCCGCGACACGGACACGCTGATGCCTCTGCCGATCTCGATGGCGCATTCCATGGCGCAGGCCCTGGCGCGAGCGCGCCACGACGGCGTGATTCCATACCTTCGTCCCGACGGCAAGACACAGGTGACGATCGAGTACGACGGCGACAGGCCTGTGCGCGTAGCCACTGTGGTCGTGTCATCGCAGCACGCGAAGGGCATCAGCCTGGAGGACATGCTGGGCCCGGACATCCGAAAGCACGTAGTCGAGTCGGTCCTGAATGACTACGAGATCGACTCGTCCGACTACCGGCTGTTGGTCAATCCGACCGGGAAGTTCGAAGTTGGCGGACCCATGGGCGATGCCGGCTTGACGGGACGCAAGATCATCGTTGACACCTATGGAGGGATGGCCCGCCACGGTGGAGGAGCGTTCTCTGGCAAGGACCCCTCGAAGGTCGACCGGTCGGCCGCGTACGCGATGCGGTGGGTCGCGAAGAACGTTGTCGCAGCTGGGCTGGCGGACAGGTGCGAAGTTCAGGTCTCGTTCGCGATCGGCAAGGCACATCCGCTCGGCCTTTTCGTGGAGACCTTCGGGACTGAGAAGGTCCCGACTGAACAAATCGCCGACGGCGTGCTGAAAGTCTTCGACCTTAGGCCAGCGGCGATCATCAGGGATCTAGACCTCTTACGCCCCATCTACAGGTCCACTGCCTCGTACGGCCACTTCGGCAGGGAACTGCCTGACTTCACGTGGGAGGACACGGGCCGCGCGGATGAGCTAGCCAGAGCGGTTGCGGGCTGATTCGATCCGAGGCTGCTGGGCAGCTGCCGCTGATCGGACCTAGGGGCGGCCTGCGGCCGCGGCCGAGGCGGAGTCCTGTCGTGCCTGAGTCCGCGGGCAAATCGGGCGCGGGCCGGATACCTGGGCAGGACGTCGCGCGTGTTCTGGTGGACACGTCACTGCCACACATGGACCGGCTCTTCGACTACAGCGTGCCGGAGGATCTCGACAAAGCGGCATCCCCCGGTGCGCGCGTCAGGGTGCGGCTTGGCCCGCGTACACACGATGGATTCGTCATCTCGCGCTGCCATGGGTCCGATCACGGCTCGCGCCTCCGGCCGATCGATTCTGTCGTGTCACCGGTTCCGGTTCTGACTCCAGAGGTCGCCGACCTCTCCAGGATGGTCGCCGATCACTACGCGGGATCGATGTTCGACGTCGTGCGGCTGGCGGTACCACCTAGGCACGCGGGAGCCGAGCGCGCTTGGCCCGAAATGGAGCTGGCCCCGGCGGACCCCACGCGCGCTGTGCCCGACCCGGACCGGCTGCGAGCTTGGAGCGCCTACCCTGCGGGAGCCGCGTTCGCCGCCCACGTGGCCGACGGCGAGCCAGCGCGGGCGGTGTGGTCCTGCGCACCCGCTGGTCGCTGGACCGTGGCCCTTGCTGGGCTGGTTACCCAAGTCGCGGGTGCGGGTGGCGGGGTCGTCGTTGTGTTGCCGGACCGAACAGATGTGGAGGACCTGGTATCCGCGATCGGACCGGAAATCCCTGAGCCCTGGCTGTCGGTGTTGCGCGCTGACGTTGGCCCAGCGGCCCGCTACAGGGAGTTCCTGCGCGTCTTGTCAGGCCAGGCGCGCGTAGTCATAGGCACGCGCGCGGCGTCATTCGCCCCGGTGGCGAACCTGAGGCTGGCGGCTATATGGGACGACGCGGACCCGAGTCATTGCGAGATGCGGGCGCCATACCCTCACGCCCGAGAGGTGCTGGCGCTGCGAAGTCGCCTCACTGGTTGCGCGCTCCTGGTCGGGGGCTACCACCGGACTTGCGAGGCCCAGCAGTGGGTAGAGACTGGGTGGGCTCACGAGGTGAATCCAGATGTGAGCGAGACGCGTCGCCTTCGGCCCACGGTCACGGCGCTTGGCGCCGCGGGGCCAGTCGAGGCGGTCCGCCGGATCCCCTCAGGGGCCGCGGCCGCGCTCCGGGAAGGGCTGGAGTCCGGCCCTGTCCTGGTGGTGACAGCGCGACGAGGTTATGTGCCAGTCACGGCCTGCCAACAGTGCCGAGAGCTGGCTCAATGCCCCAAGTGCGGTGGGACTCTGACGATCACCGAAGGGCCTGACGTCGAGCCCGGTCACTCCAGGATCCGGTGCGCTGCCTGCGAGTCGCCCGGTCAGGACTGGACATGTCCGGAGTGCGGGGGGACGAAGCTGAGGGCGGTGCGAGTCGGCGCGCTGAGAACCGCTGAGGAGCTGGGCCGGATGTTCCCAGGCCTTCCCGTGATCATCAGCACAGGCGAACGGCCGACCAGGCAGGCTGAGGACCGGCCGGCTCTGGTCGTCGCCACTTCTGGCGTCGAGCCGGTAGCTGAGAACGGGTACGCCGCCGCTGCTTTCCTCGACGCTCGGTTGGACTTGCGGCGCCCAGACGTCCGGGCGTCGGAGCAGGCTCTCCACCGGTGGATGAACGCATGCGCGCTGCTTCGTCCCGGCGCGAAAGTGATGATTGTTGCGGACAGCGACGAACCCTGCGTTCAGGCGCTGATCCGGTGGGACCCGGCAGGCTTCGCGGCGGCGGAACTGGAGCGCCGCGCGGAGCTGGCTATGCCGCCAGCGGTGCCCATGGTCCGATTCGACGGGACCGAGCAGGACTTGCGCACGGTGGCGGAAGCCATGGGCGGCATTGATGGAATCAGGGTCCGCGGTCCGCGCCCGGTAGCGGATGAGTTCCCCAGGACCAGAGCCGCCGAACCCACGACTCAGTACAGGCTGCTGGTGTCCTGGGCGGATGCGGGCTTGGCAGGCGAAGCGCGGCGGCTAGTAGTGGCGATGAGCTCCGCCCATCGCGGTGGCGCGATCAGGGTCCAGGTGGATCCGTTCGTCATCGAATGACTCGCTGTCGCCCTGACCGACTACCCTTGACGTGGGCCCAAAGCAGCGGCCCTGTGCGAGCAGCCGGAGCGTGAGCGTGACCATCGACCCAATCAGACTGTTCCCGGATCCAGTCCTGCGCGCCCCGGCGTTGCCTGTGGAGACCTTCGACAAGGAGCTGCGCAAGCTGGTCAAGGACTTGACCGACACGATGCTGGACGCCCCTGGAGCCGGGTTAGCGGCACCGCAAATCGGCGTGAGCTTGCGTGTCTTCACGTGGTACGTGGACGGCGAGGTCGGGCATCTGGTCAACCCGTCGCTGGACTTGTCCGAGGAGCTCCAGGAGGGCGAGGAAGGTTGCCTGTCATTACCTGGGATCGTGGCGGAAACGCGGCGGGCGCTGCGGGTCGTGGCGAAGGGCTTCGACCAGCATGGGGAGCCCGTTGCTGTGGAGGGTAGCGAGCTGCTGGCGCGTGCTCTGCAACATGAGGTCGATCACCTGGACGGCATCTTGTTCATCGATCGGCTCGATCCCGAGCAGCGCAAAGCTGCGATGCGGGCGATCCGCGAGGCGGACTGGTTCGGTCACACTGCCCCCGAGATCCGCCAAAGCCCGCACCCAGTGTCCGCCCGCTGGCTGTGACTGGATGAGGGTCGTCTTCGCGGGAACTCCCAAGGTCGCTGTGCCTTCGCTGAGGCTGCTGCTGGACTCAGAGCACGACGTGATCGCCGTCATCACCCGGCCTGACGCGCCAGCGGGGCGTGGAAGGCAACTTGTTGCTTGCCCTGTCGCGGAAGTGGCCAAGGATGCTGGAGTTCGGTTGCTTCAGCCGGTCAAGGCCAGCGATCCTGAATTCCTCCAGAGCCTGCGGGATCTGAGCCCGGACGCTTGTGCCGTCGTGGCATACGGGGCTCTGATCCCTGAGGCCGCGCTATCGATTCCCCGGCGCGGTTGGGTGAACCTGCATTTCTCGCTCCTGCCGGCTTGGCGTGGCGCCGCTCCCGTTCAGCACGCGATCTGGCGCGGCGATGAGGTCACCGGGGCTACGACGTTCATCATCGAGTCTGGCCTTGACACGGGGCCCGTGCTGGGCACGCTGGCCGAGACGATCAGGCCCGATGACACAGCGGGGGATCTGCTCGATCGACTGGCCGAGAGCGGCGCGCACTTGTTGGCGGGTTCCCTTGACGCCATAGCCGAAGGTCGGGCGCACGCCATTCCGCAACCCAGCGACGGTGTGTCGCAGGCGCCCAAACTCACCGTCGATGACGCGCGGATCGACTGGCGTCATCCAGCCCGGGCTATTGAGCGCCAGATTCGCGCGTGCACGCCGTCACCGGGTGCGTGGACGATTCTGGCCGAGCAGCGTGTGAAGGTTTTCCCAATCACCGTGACTGACGATGACATCGGTCTCGCGCCGGGCGAGCTACTCCGCGCGGGCAAGAACGTGTGGCTCGTTGGAACCGCGACGACGCCAGTTGCGCTCGGGGATGTCCAGCCGCAGGGCAAGCGCAGGATGGGGGCCTCTGATTGGGCGCGGGGCGCGAGGCTTGAACCCGGCGAGATTCTGTCGTGAACGAACCGAGTCGCCGCCCGCGGGGGCACCGGCGCCCTTCGACCGGCGCATCGAAGGGCACACCCCACGATCAGGATCGCGCCTCCGCGATCGACGAGCCGCGGAAGGTCGCCTACAAGCTGCTGCGAGCCGTCGACGAGGACGGAGCGTATGCGAACCTCGCCCTGCCCGGCCTTCTGTCAAGTCACGGGCTGACCGGCCGCGATGCTGCCTTCGCGACCGAGTTGGCCTTCGGCACTCTGCGATGGCAGGGGTTGTATGACGTGATCATCCGCGAGGCGACCGGGCGCCGATTGTCGGAGCTTGAACCCCGCGTGGTCGACGTTCTGCGCCTTGGTTGCCATCAGATCCAGGCCATGGCGGTGCCGGACTACGCGGCGGTTTCGGCTTCGGTGTCGCTAGCCCGGGGGATCAGCAGTTCTGGCCCCTCCAGGCTCGTGAACGCTGTTCTCAGGCGAGTGGCTTCGCGATCTCGTGATGAATGGGTGGCGCTACTGGCTCCAGATTCGACCCTGGACCCGGTCGGGCACTTGTCGGTGGCGCTGTCTCATCCGGGCTGGATCACCCGAGCGCTGCGCGACGCGCTGGCTGGAGCTGGCCTGGGGGATTTTGACACGCTGACGCAGCTGCTGGCGACTGACAATCAGCCATCGTCAGTCATGTTGGTCGCGCGCCCCGGGCGCATCTCGGCGACCGCACTTGCCGAACAGTCGGGGGGATCCGCAGGACGCTGGTCACCATGGGCGGTGCTGTCGCCGGGGGGGAATCCGGGGGATCTGGCCGCGGTTCGCACCGGGCTGGCGGGCGTCCAGGACGAGGGCAGCCAGATGGCGGCGCTCGCGTTCTCGCGACTCGCGCCTCAGAGCGACGATGACTCGTGGTTGGACATGTGCGCTGGCCCTGGCGGCAAGACAGCCGTGCTCGCTGGATTGGCGGCGGAACATGCGGCGACGGTGACGGCGGTCGAGCTGCATCCGCACCGCGCGGAGCTGGTGCGGGCTGCTGTCGCGGGAGGACCTGGAACGGTCCACGTGGAGACGGCTGACGCGACGATCCGTGGCTGGAATCCGGGTAGGCACTCTCGCGTACTACTCGACGCTCCCTGCACCGGACTCGGAGTCCTGCGACGCCGACCGGAACTTCGATGGCGACGCAAACCCGCGGACGTTGCCACGCTGGCGTCCTTGCAGCGCCGACTCCTGACGGCGGCGTTGACCGCCGTTGCTCCAGGCGGGCTCGCTCTCTACGTGACGTGTTCACCGCACGTGGCTGAGACTGACGCTGTGGTGGCTGACGTCGTCCGCGATGTTGGCGGGTGTGAGCAGGAGGATGCTCGCGAGTTGCTGGCTGACGTGCCCGACCTGGGTCCGGGCCCTGCCGCGCGCCTGTGGCCGCACATACACGGGACCGACGGCATGTTCATCGCGGTGATTCGGCGCCATCGGTGACGCTGGCCCCGGTGCCCGGCGCCCGTCAGCGATCGACCCGCAGTGGTTGCTAAGAACGCAAATTCCGGGCCGGTAGCGACTCCCCCAGAGGGGGGACCCCCCTAACGGGCAGATCCCGCGGCGCGGTGTGCCGGGGGAGCGTGTCGTTGGGTGGGGTTGTCGGGGGGGTCGATTAGTATCGGACACATGTTCGATGGTGTTGGTTCCTCGCCTCTTGACCCGGCGGCCGGGTCGAGTGTTTTCGCCGCGCCTGTGGCCGACGCGTCGAGCCTGGCGGAGGTGGCTACGGCGCGGGATCTGCGCTCGTGGTGGCTGCGGAATCGACCAGGTTGGGTGGACGCGGGCTGGTATGAGGCACCGATCCGCCCCGGGGTTCTCGATTTGTTGACTTTGCCGGCGGGTCCGGCCCTGGTGGAGGCGTTGACCGCTCTTGGGTGGGGGCCGTGCCCAGCGGATCACAGCGGTGAACAAATGCCTGGGGATCCACCTCTGGGGCTTCCTGGTTCGCCGTGCGCGTGTCAGGTTGTGCTCTTGGCCGCTTGGGAGGCTGTGGCTTCGTGGGTGTCAGCTCAACAAGCCCATGGCCTGGTGACCGCGGCGGGACCCGAACCGGTCATCGTGCCGCCTGTGGGTGCGGCGCCTGAGATTACTGACCCGGCTCGTGAAGAGATCGCGGCGGCGTTGCATTTGTCCCCTGGTAGCGCGGCGAATCGCATCCACGCGGCGCGGGAGTTGACCTCTCACCCCGATCTGTTGGGTTTGGTGTCGCGGGGACAGTTACCGGGATTGTCGGCGCGGCTGCTTTTGGCGGATGTGGCGAATCTGGACGTTGAGGCCGCCTTGGAGGTGACCGCCGCTGTGGCTGGGCGGGTCCAGAAGCGGTGGCTGGCTGGTTCCCGGGTGTGGACTTGCGCGGAGGTGCGCCGCACCGCCAAGGGGATCAAACACAATCTCGCGCCGCCTCTGCTGGAGGAGGCCCGCTTGAGGGCACGCCAGGACCGCCGCGTTGAGTTACGCGACGAACAAGACGGCATGTGTGAACTACTCGCCCTACTACCCCAGGAGGAAGGCGGCAGGATCTGGCGGCGCCTGACCGCGATCGCCAAAGGCATGTCCAGTGACGGCACAGGGCGTCGCATCGATCAAATCCGCGCCGACACCCTCACCGACCTAATCCTGAACAACCCCACAGGCGCCGCCACTGGCGCCGCAGGTTCCGCCGCCGCCACTGGTGTTGAGGTGAACGTCGTCGTCGGTTTGGACACGCTACTGGGGCTGGCCGAGGACCCGGGCGAGGTCACTGGTTTGGGTCCTGTCCCGGCCCAGGTGGCGCGTGAACTGGCCGCCGACGGAAAGTGGAGGGCCTGGGTCAGGGATGCGGCGTCGTCGACGGTGATCTCCACTAGCTCCACGACGTATACCCCGGGTGCGGCGTTGGCTCGGCTGGTTCGGGCCCGCGAACCGTATTGCCGCCATCCTGGGTGTCGCCGCCAGTCCCAGGCTTGCGATCTTGATCACGCCGTCCCATGGCCCAAGGGAGCTACCACAGCGCAGAACCTGGGGCCGTTGTGCCGGAGGCATCACAACATCAAATCGCACCACGGATGGAACCTAGACCCGGGCCTTGACCCCGACCCTGGCCCAGACCCCAAGACCGGGCAAGACTCCGAAGCAGCAGCGGCCGGCTGGACATGGCGAACACCAGCCGGAATCACCATCACCGACAAACCCCCACCGCCACTACGGGAGTAGCGCCACTACTGGAGTAGCCGGGGCGAGTGCCCAAGGCCGCGCGCCTGGATCGCCCGTTCCGAACCGGCTTGGACGCCTAGGCGGGAACGTCCTCTCGCCGGACCAGCAGGTCGAGGTATTCCTGGTTGAGGAAGAGCCGATCTCGACCAGCCTTGATCTTGACTAGTGCGCCTTCGCGGGCGAGGGCGTCCAGCCAGGAAGATGCTGTTTGACGTGTCACGTGGCATGCGTCAGTGACGTCACCTATCCGAGAGTAAGGCTGGGAGAAGAGCACTCGCAGAAAGTCGATGTTGCTCATTCCTTTGGCAGCAGTCTCGAATCGCGCGTGGAAGTCTGCTTGGAGGTCGCGGATCGCCAGAACCTTGCGCGTTGTCGACTCGGCTGACTGGCGCACCGCTTCGATCATGTAGAGGTTCCAGGCCTCCCATTCCTGGTGTGCCGTAACGCCGTCGAGCAGCGAGTAGTAGTCGTTCTTGTGCTCGATCACATACCTCGACAAGTACAGGATTGGGAGGCGCAGCAGACCCCAACTGTTCAAGATCAGCATGTTGATGATGCGACCCGTGCGCCCGTTGCCGTCGGAGAATGGGTGGATCGCCTCGAACTGGTAGTGCGCTGTGGCCATTTTCACGATCGGGTCAAGGCCGTCGCGGGCGTGGATGAATCTCTCCCAGTTGGCGAGCATGTGGTGGATCACTTCGGCGCCTTCTGGCGGCGAGTAGATGATGTCACCGGCTGCTGGGTTCGCGATTCGCGTGCCGGGCAGGGTCCGCACGTCGGTGGCGATTCCCCTGATGTGTGAGCACACTTCGGCAGCGGTCCTCGCGGTGAGGGTTCTTCGCGTCATGCTCTCGAAGCCGAAACGTAGGGCGGTGCGGTACCGAAGAGTCTCCTTCACGGCCGGATCGACCTGGCCGTCGCGTACCTGGGCGGCCTTGAACAGCGCGTCGGCGGTTGTCACGATG encodes the following:
- a CDS encoding Fic family protein — its product is MTWNRERPYNELPALPPDLTALETTRVLKAVTEARVQLARLDQATDLMPDPTVLINTIPLLEAQASSEIENIVTTADALFKAAQVRDGQVDPAVKETLRYRTALRFGFESMTRRTLTARTAAEVCSHIRGIATDVRTLPGTRIANPAAGDIIYSPPEGAEVIHHMLANWERFIHARDGLDPIVKMATAHYQFEAIHPFSDGNGRTGRIINMLILNSWGLLRLPILYLSRYVIEHKNDYYSLLDGVTAHQEWEAWNLYMIEAVRQSAESTTRKVLAIRDLQADFHARFETAAKGMSNIDFLRVLFSQPYSRIGDVTDACHVTRQTASSWLDALAREGALVKIKAGRDRLFLNQEYLDLLVRREDVPA
- a CDS encoding transcription antitermination factor NusB, whose product is MNEPSRRPRGHRRPSTGASKGTPHDQDRASAIDEPRKVAYKLLRAVDEDGAYANLALPGLLSSHGLTGRDAAFATELAFGTLRWQGLYDVIIREATGRRLSELEPRVVDVLRLGCHQIQAMAVPDYAAVSASVSLARGISSSGPSRLVNAVLRRVASRSRDEWVALLAPDSTLDPVGHLSVALSHPGWITRALRDALAGAGLGDFDTLTQLLATDNQPSSVMLVARPGRISATALAEQSGGSAGRWSPWAVLSPGGNPGDLAAVRTGLAGVQDEGSQMAALAFSRLAPQSDDDSWLDMCAGPGGKTAVLAGLAAEHAATVTAVELHPHRAELVRAAVAGGPGTVHVETADATIRGWNPGRHSRVLLDAPCTGLGVLRRRPELRWRRKPADVATLASLQRRLLTAALTAVAPGGLALYVTCSPHVAETDAVVADVVRDVGGCEQEDARELLADVPDLGPGPAARLWPHIHGTDGMFIAVIRRHR
- a CDS encoding DUF222 domain-containing protein; its protein translation is MFDGVGSSPLDPAAGSSVFAAPVADASSLAEVATARDLRSWWLRNRPGWVDAGWYEAPIRPGVLDLLTLPAGPALVEALTALGWGPCPADHSGEQMPGDPPLGLPGSPCACQVVLLAAWEAVASWVSAQQAHGLVTAAGPEPVIVPPVGAAPEITDPAREEIAAALHLSPGSAANRIHAARELTSHPDLLGLVSRGQLPGLSARLLLADVANLDVEAALEVTAAVAGRVQKRWLAGSRVWTCAEVRRTAKGIKHNLAPPLLEEARLRARQDRRVELRDEQDGMCELLALLPQEEGGRIWRRLTAIAKGMSSDGTGRRIDQIRADTLTDLILNNPTGAATGAAGSAAATGVEVNVVVGLDTLLGLAEDPGEVTGLGPVPAQVARELAADGKWRAWVRDAASSTVISTSSTTYTPGAALARLVRAREPYCRHPGCRRQSQACDLDHAVPWPKGATTAQNLGPLCRRHHNIKSHHGWNLDPGLDPDPGPDPKTGQDSEAAAAGWTWRTPAGITITDKPPPPLRE
- the def gene encoding peptide deformylase, yielding MTIDPIRLFPDPVLRAPALPVETFDKELRKLVKDLTDTMLDAPGAGLAAPQIGVSLRVFTWYVDGEVGHLVNPSLDLSEELQEGEEGCLSLPGIVAETRRALRVVAKGFDQHGEPVAVEGSELLARALQHEVDHLDGILFIDRLDPEQRKAAMRAIREADWFGHTAPEIRQSPHPVSARWL
- the fmt gene encoding methionyl-tRNA formyltransferase; the encoded protein is MRVVFAGTPKVAVPSLRLLLDSEHDVIAVITRPDAPAGRGRQLVACPVAEVAKDAGVRLLQPVKASDPEFLQSLRDLSPDACAVVAYGALIPEAALSIPRRGWVNLHFSLLPAWRGAAPVQHAIWRGDEVTGATTFIIESGLDTGPVLGTLAETIRPDDTAGDLLDRLAESGAHLLAGSLDAIAEGRAHAIPQPSDGVSQAPKLTVDDARIDWRHPARAIERQIRACTPSPGAWTILAEQRVKVFPITVTDDDIGLAPGELLRAGKNVWLVGTATTPVALGDVQPQGKRRMGASDWARGARLEPGEILS